The Gordonia sp. KTR9 genome contains a region encoding:
- a CDS encoding DUF305 domain-containing protein, translated as MHTYNTSRRRIRPAAGIGLTAAALIAVAGCSPDESPGGTTADATSTSGSATTSAPASTAHNEADVEFTSTMIGHHRQAVMMAELVEGRTDNAELIALASTIEKAQDAEIEQMEDRLESWGEPGDDHGDMGHGDMGSRDMGHDGHSAMPGMLTPDQMAALRDARGGEFDRLWLEGMIRHHEGAIAMADAVLADGVNPATKALAQEVKRTQQAEIDQMKGMLGQS; from the coding sequence ATGCACACGTACAACACATCTCGACGCCGTATCCGGCCAGCGGCGGGAATCGGGCTGACCGCGGCGGCACTCATCGCGGTCGCCGGGTGCTCGCCGGACGAGTCGCCGGGTGGCACCACGGCCGATGCCACCTCGACCTCCGGGTCGGCGACGACCTCCGCGCCTGCGTCGACCGCTCACAACGAGGCCGACGTCGAATTCACCTCGACGATGATCGGACATCATCGCCAGGCCGTCATGATGGCTGAACTCGTCGAGGGCCGAACGGACAACGCGGAACTGATCGCCCTCGCGTCGACGATCGAGAAGGCCCAGGACGCCGAGATCGAGCAGATGGAGGACCGGCTCGAGAGCTGGGGCGAGCCAGGCGACGACCACGGGGACATGGGGCATGGTGACATGGGGAGCAGGGACATGGGCCATGACGGTCACTCCGCGATGCCCGGCATGCTCACCCCGGACCAGATGGCCGCCCTACGCGACGCACGCGGTGGGGAGTTCGACCGGCTGTGGCTCGAGGGCATGATCCGGCACCACGAAGGCGCCATCGCGATGGCCGATGCGGTACTCGCCGACGGCGTCAACCCTGCGACGAAAGCCCTTGCCCAAGAGGTCAAGCGAACCCAGCAGGCGGAGATCGACCAGATGAAGGGGATGCTCGGCCAGAGCTGA
- a CDS encoding DNA polymerase III subunit beta family protein — protein MSDPRLMSIGEFAKLAELTTSALRFYDDAGLLRPELVDPLTGYRLYSDAQLEPALQLRRLREVGMPLSAIGTFFTAGDDEKARLIDDQIARVAADTVGMYQVAAALKASLGEGAHITVCELSGPVLAAAVDQVLATTVHDRHIPVLGGVRMETDLDSVSLTATDRYRLATRTLFPDKPFAGSWAGTLAGEDLQGAISRLRRSPRVIAEAGERTLTFRMVDGTVAHCRLLTETFPDYKMLIRSLALVTHRVTIDNQQILTALEQTAPDTVGLEVIDSKPVLLLPDARIDLNGSATGPDLTLWFELTTLYPALGHTVGNDVMLDLRGPDQPATVRSADAGDLTVLVMPCRHPSSITG, from the coding sequence GTGAGTGACCCGAGATTGATGTCGATTGGCGAGTTCGCAAAGCTCGCTGAATTGACGACAAGCGCGTTACGGTTTTACGACGACGCAGGGCTGCTTCGGCCTGAGCTCGTCGACCCACTGACTGGCTACCGGTTGTACAGCGATGCCCAGCTCGAACCCGCCCTGCAGCTGCGGCGACTACGCGAGGTTGGCATGCCGCTGTCTGCTATCGGTACGTTCTTCACGGCGGGCGACGACGAAAAGGCACGTCTGATTGATGATCAGATTGCCAGGGTCGCCGCCGACACCGTCGGTATGTACCAGGTTGCTGCAGCGCTGAAGGCATCCCTCGGAGAGGGCGCCCACATCACTGTGTGCGAGCTTTCGGGGCCGGTGCTCGCGGCCGCTGTCGATCAGGTACTCGCTACCACCGTTCACGATCGACACATCCCAGTTCTCGGTGGTGTGCGAATGGAAACCGACCTTGATTCGGTGTCGCTGACAGCGACCGACCGGTACCGCCTGGCGACACGAACACTGTTCCCGGACAAACCGTTTGCCGGTTCATGGGCGGGGACGCTCGCTGGTGAAGATCTGCAGGGCGCGATCTCGCGACTGCGGCGAAGTCCCCGTGTGATTGCCGAGGCGGGTGAACGAACCCTGACCTTTCGCATGGTCGACGGCACCGTGGCGCACTGCCGGCTCTTAACCGAGACGTTCCCTGACTACAAAATGCTGATTCGTTCCCTTGCATTGGTGACGCACCGTGTCACCATCGACAATCAGCAGATTCTCACCGCACTGGAACAAACTGCGCCAGACACGGTCGGCCTCGAGGTGATCGACAGCAAACCGGTTCTCCTGCTGCCCGACGCCAGAATTGACCTCAACGGCTCGGCGACAGGTCCCGACCTCACACTCTGGTTCGAGCTCACAACGCTGTATCCAGCGTTGGGTCATACCGTCGGCAACGACGTAATGCTCGACCTCCGCGGGCCCGACCAGCCGGCCACAGTCCGATCGGCTGACGCCGGCGATCTCACCGTACTCGTGATGCCCTGCCGTCACCCTTCCTCGATCACCGGCTGA
- a CDS encoding nitroreductase/quinone reductase family protein, with protein sequence MSEIESTAGQPDQTTITDYDDPNAPWNQAWDQEGGIANWNDDVIKEFRENAGKVAGAYAGTDLILLTTIGAKSGKPHTTPLGPCYRDDTMYVSSFIEDKYPAWWYNIKANPQVRIEFRDKTHQGTGKVLEGVDYDEFAAWVLANNPLLADFQSKVERPIPLVVLTIAGEGWALPT encoded by the coding sequence ATGAGTGAAATCGAATCGACTGCAGGACAGCCCGATCAGACCACTATCACCGACTACGACGATCCGAACGCGCCGTGGAACCAGGCGTGGGACCAAGAGGGCGGCATCGCCAACTGGAACGATGATGTGATCAAGGAGTTTCGGGAGAACGCGGGCAAGGTGGCCGGCGCTTACGCAGGCACCGACCTCATCCTGCTCACCACCATCGGGGCCAAGAGCGGAAAGCCACACACGACTCCACTGGGACCCTGCTACCGCGACGACACCATGTACGTGAGCTCGTTCATCGAGGACAAGTACCCGGCATGGTGGTACAACATCAAGGCGAATCCACAGGTCAGGATCGAGTTCCGGGACAAAACCCACCAGGGGACCGGCAAGGTGCTCGAAGGCGTGGACTATGACGAGTTCGCAGCCTGGGTGCTGGCCAACAACCCACTGCTGGCGGACTTCCAGTCCAAGGTCGAGCGCCCCATCCCGCTGGTCGTGCTCACCATCGCCGGCGAGGGCTGGGCGCTCCCCACGTGA
- a CDS encoding TetR/AcrR family transcriptional regulator, which translates to MAQSRPSAAPVAVHPVAARPGGRTAAVRKAVLTATEDALIEHGFAGIDLPSIARSAGVGKTTIYRRWGTAQALVADLLDDMATGSVSATRTGDLDADLSANAELLVRTLTHPRQGPLFAALIAAATHDRDTKTALAKFYRRRVEEWSLPILDAIDRGDVPANTDATAVVRHLSSPLYYQFLTTTTPLDDNAAELAVRTTLAALHAHCFTRSGAAPTSPAAATTSPRPRR; encoded by the coding sequence ATGGCTCAGTCCCGCCCGAGTGCCGCCCCCGTCGCTGTTCATCCGGTCGCTGCTCGCCCCGGCGGGCGCACCGCTGCAGTACGCAAGGCGGTGCTGACCGCGACTGAAGACGCGCTCATCGAGCACGGCTTCGCCGGAATCGACCTGCCCTCGATCGCTCGGTCGGCGGGGGTGGGAAAGACCACGATCTACCGCCGGTGGGGGACGGCTCAAGCTCTGGTGGCCGACCTGCTCGATGACATGGCCACAGGATCGGTGTCCGCGACACGAACCGGTGATCTGGACGCCGATCTGAGCGCCAACGCCGAACTGCTCGTACGGACGCTCACACACCCACGTCAAGGGCCTCTGTTCGCTGCGCTGATCGCCGCAGCCACCCACGATCGGGACACCAAGACCGCACTGGCCAAGTTCTACCGGCGACGCGTCGAGGAATGGTCGCTACCGATCCTCGACGCCATTGACCGCGGCGACGTTCCCGCAAACACCGACGCGACAGCCGTCGTACGCCACCTGTCATCGCCGCTGTACTACCAATTTCTCACCACCACAACACCACTCGATGACAATGCCGCCGAGCTGGCGGTACGCACCACACTTGCGGCATTGCATGCACACTGCTTCACTCGGTCCGGTGCCGCACCGACCTCGCCCGCAGCTGCGACGACATCCCCGCGTCCGAGGCGATAG
- a CDS encoding phosphatase PAP2 family protein → MSVDETMGVPQPGRRPSKRDERQNPETTAETDSSLDTEREDADREDTGPAGVNPVLDDLAAAAEMEADPESRRDLTMVRRIAIGAWVVLMAVHVALYGLAFDRTRLIVLMCLGLAAACIGRRKFITILIDWAPFALILILYDWTRDVARIVDMPTHWHLAIDFDAWLTGGVNPTAWLQENLKQATPPWWEVIVSVVYMSYFIIPYAVAAVLWLKDRAAWRRYAACFVATTFLALVGYTLVPGAPPWAAARCTAAEVQDFPRDPICMYSPEAKEPGGLLGPLDNAYPDANPYVERISARGWGFLNIHAASNLVEVGQGKSNLVAAIPSLHAGLTMLLALFMWPRVKALGKTLFMGYAFAMAFALVYTAEHYIFDIVLGWALAAAVVATYLVIDRKILIPRQRRRAAEEAAGESGDDSVPDGARASTPAS, encoded by the coding sequence GTGAGTGTCGACGAGACGATGGGCGTCCCGCAGCCGGGCAGAAGACCTTCAAAGCGCGACGAGCGCCAGAATCCCGAGACGACCGCCGAGACCGACTCCTCGCTGGACACCGAACGTGAGGACGCTGATCGCGAGGACACCGGTCCCGCGGGTGTGAATCCGGTCCTCGACGACTTGGCCGCGGCCGCCGAGATGGAGGCCGACCCGGAGAGCCGCCGCGATCTGACTATGGTCCGGCGCATCGCGATCGGCGCCTGGGTCGTGCTCATGGCGGTGCACGTCGCGCTCTATGGCCTCGCATTCGACCGCACGCGACTGATCGTCCTGATGTGTCTGGGACTCGCCGCCGCCTGTATCGGCCGGCGCAAGTTCATCACGATCCTCATCGACTGGGCGCCGTTCGCGCTGATCCTGATCCTCTACGACTGGACGCGCGACGTCGCGCGCATCGTCGACATGCCCACCCACTGGCATCTGGCGATCGATTTCGACGCCTGGCTGACCGGTGGTGTCAATCCCACGGCGTGGCTGCAGGAGAACCTCAAGCAGGCGACCCCGCCCTGGTGGGAGGTCATCGTCAGCGTTGTCTACATGTCCTACTTCATCATTCCGTACGCGGTCGCGGCGGTGCTGTGGCTGAAGGACCGGGCCGCATGGCGACGTTACGCGGCGTGCTTCGTGGCGACGACCTTCCTCGCCCTCGTCGGATACACCCTCGTCCCGGGTGCTCCGCCGTGGGCCGCCGCGCGATGCACCGCGGCCGAGGTCCAGGACTTCCCGCGCGACCCGATCTGCATGTACTCGCCCGAGGCGAAAGAACCCGGCGGGCTGCTGGGGCCGCTGGACAACGCGTACCCGGACGCCAATCCCTACGTCGAACGCATCTCCGCGCGGGGCTGGGGCTTCCTCAACATCCACGCCGCCTCGAACCTCGTCGAGGTCGGTCAGGGCAAGTCCAATCTGGTGGCCGCGATCCCGTCGTTGCACGCCGGTCTGACGATGCTCCTGGCCCTCTTCATGTGGCCACGCGTGAAGGCTCTGGGCAAAACACTGTTCATGGGCTACGCCTTCGCGATGGCGTTCGCCCTGGTGTACACCGCCGAGCACTACATCTTCGACATCGTGCTCGGGTGGGCGCTGGCCGCCGCGGTGGTGGCAACCTACCTGGTCATCGACCGCAAGATTCTGATCCCACGACAACGACGCCGGGCTGCCGAAGAGGCAGCGGGGGAGTCGGGAGACGATTCGGTCCCCGACGGCGCCAGGGCGTCGACGCCGGCGTCGTGA
- a CDS encoding aldo/keto reductase codes for MEYRQVGRSGLVVSEFGFGAATFGGRGEFFGAWGDTDVVAARRLVDLCLDAGVTLFDTADVYSDGASEEVLGAALRGRRDRVVLSTKAALPIGAGPSDRGTSRTRLINAVDAALRRLDTDWIDLFQLHAFDAATPLDEVTDTLDVLVRSGKVRYTGVSNFSGWQLMGSLSTADRRNAPRHVAHQVYYSLIGRDYEWELMPLGAAEGVGAIVWSPLGWGRLTGRIRRDAPLPPTSRLHSTADAGPPVDDEHLYTVVDALDHVAEETGHTVAQVALNWLSRRPTVSSVIIGARNDSQLLDNLGAAGWSLTTEQVRYLDDASAVEAPYPYFPYRRQEGFALLNPPTV; via the coding sequence ATGGAGTATCGACAGGTGGGCCGTTCTGGTCTGGTGGTCTCGGAATTCGGTTTTGGTGCCGCCACATTCGGCGGACGGGGTGAGTTCTTCGGCGCGTGGGGAGACACCGACGTCGTGGCCGCGCGCCGGCTCGTCGATCTGTGTCTGGATGCCGGTGTCACCCTGTTCGACACAGCTGATGTGTACTCCGACGGCGCATCCGAAGAAGTGTTGGGTGCGGCACTACGCGGTCGGCGCGATCGTGTCGTGCTGTCGACGAAAGCCGCGTTGCCCATCGGTGCGGGCCCATCCGATCGCGGGACCTCCCGCACGCGGTTGATCAACGCCGTCGACGCAGCGCTGCGGCGCCTCGACACCGACTGGATCGACCTGTTTCAGCTGCACGCCTTCGATGCCGCCACCCCCCTCGACGAGGTCACCGACACGCTGGATGTGCTCGTGCGCAGCGGCAAGGTGCGCTACACCGGTGTGTCCAACTTCTCGGGCTGGCAGTTGATGGGTTCACTGTCGACCGCCGACCGACGCAACGCCCCACGGCATGTCGCTCATCAGGTGTATTACTCGCTGATCGGGCGCGACTACGAATGGGAGCTGATGCCGCTCGGCGCCGCCGAGGGCGTCGGCGCGATCGTGTGGAGTCCCCTCGGTTGGGGTCGGCTGACCGGACGCATACGGCGCGACGCGCCCCTGCCACCGACGAGTCGATTGCATTCCACCGCGGACGCCGGCCCACCGGTCGATGACGAACACCTCTACACCGTGGTCGACGCCCTCGACCACGTCGCCGAAGAGACCGGTCACACCGTCGCGCAAGTCGCCCTCAACTGGCTCAGCCGCAGACCCACCGTGTCCAGCGTGATCATCGGCGCCCGCAACGACTCCCAGCTCCTGGACAACCTCGGCGCGGCCGGATGGTCACTGACCACCGAACAGGTCCGCTACCTCGACGACGCCTCGGCAGTCGAGGCGCCCTACCCCTATTTCCCCTACCGACGACAGGAAGGCTTCGCCCTGCTCAACCCGCCCACCGTGTAA
- a CDS encoding deoxyribonuclease IV, which produces MRIGAHLREDADPLATAAELGIDVFQMFVTDPQSWKKPQPNPRAAEFRESDIDVVVHSSYQINVASLNNRLRMPSRKAVEQQAAAAAELGAFGLVVHGGHLRDGEESAEGFANWRKLFDRQVDKGGFGVPILIENTAGGDHAMARTLESIDRLWEAVGDFDQAGFCLDTCHAWAGGEDLVGLVERVRQITGRIDLVHLNNSRDEFDSGRDRHANLASGHIDPEVLVAVAEAAGAPVILETPGDGIPDDLAYLREAL; this is translated from the coding sequence ATGCGCATCGGAGCACATCTTCGCGAGGACGCCGATCCCCTGGCCACGGCCGCCGAGCTCGGGATCGACGTCTTCCAGATGTTCGTCACGGACCCCCAGAGCTGGAAGAAGCCGCAGCCGAACCCCCGCGCGGCGGAGTTCCGAGAATCCGACATCGACGTCGTCGTGCACTCCAGCTACCAGATCAACGTCGCGAGCCTGAACAACCGGCTGCGGATGCCGTCACGCAAGGCCGTCGAACAGCAGGCCGCGGCCGCCGCCGAGCTGGGTGCCTTCGGACTCGTCGTCCACGGCGGGCACCTGCGCGACGGCGAGGAAAGTGCCGAGGGATTCGCCAACTGGCGCAAGCTGTTCGACCGTCAGGTCGACAAGGGCGGCTTCGGTGTCCCGATCCTGATCGAGAACACCGCGGGCGGCGACCACGCGATGGCACGCACCCTGGAGTCGATCGACCGGCTGTGGGAGGCCGTCGGCGACTTCGATCAGGCGGGATTCTGCCTCGACACCTGCCATGCCTGGGCCGGCGGCGAAGATCTGGTCGGGCTCGTGGAGCGGGTCCGCCAGATCACGGGCCGGATCGATCTGGTGCACCTCAACAACTCTCGCGACGAGTTCGACTCCGGTCGCGACCGTCACGCCAACCTCGCGTCGGGTCACATCGACCCCGAGGTCCTCGTCGCGGTCGCCGAGGCGGCGGGCGCTCCGGTCATCCTGGAGACGCCCGGGGACGGCATCCCCGACGATCTCGCCTATCTGCGAGAGGCGCTGTAG